In the genome of Halobacteriovorax sp. GB3, the window AAAAGGTATTGAGAGAGTAAGGTAGGAGTGAGCCTGTGAACTTAGAAGTTCAAAAACCAACAGATTTAGAATTATATTCTAATAAATTGAAAAAAGGTATTCGCATCAAGAAGAAGCGCTTCATTATTGGTACTTCTCAAACGTGTGACCTTGTTATTAATAGCCCGAAAATTAATCCAATTCATGCGGTTCTAGAGATCTCTGGAACATCGGCCTTAAAAGTCTATGACATGAATTCTAAATTCGGTACAAAAATCAACGGAGAGAGTGTTGTCGCAAAGGAATTAAACCTTTCTGATGTCATTACTTTTGGAGATATTGATTTTGAACTAAGGAAATATAATAAAGTAGATATTCCTAAAGCACCTCTTGCTGTTTTAGATGATCTGCCTCTACCAGGTAAAATTGAAGATCTTCCTCCAATTGCAGCTGTGCCAAATGAGCCTGTGCAAGTAGAAAAACCATCTTCTCCGGCTCTTCCGAGCAAGCCAATCGTTGTTAAAAAAGAAACGAGTGGAAAAGAAGAGGTAAGTGTTGTCTATCCGTTAGGGAAAGATCCTAAGGCAGAATTCAGTGAATATATTTTCGAAGATGTTGAAACTCTTTATCCTATTTTTCACTACGATATCGCTCATGCCGCTGTTGAAGTAGTCACTCTTTTTCAAGGAGAGATCCTCTCTGTTGATTACCTTCCACAAAAGGATGGTCTCTACCACTTAAAGGGATGGGATGCTAAAGATTCTGATATTGAATATCCTTATTTAGGTAAAAATGAGAAGATTCCATTTGTTGATATCAAAGGTGGTGAGACATTTGTAAGTCCTGTTCCTGGATTTGAAATGATGACTCTCACTGACAGTGGGAAAAATGAAAAGGTTAGTGGTTCAGTCATCCTGAATCAAGATGATATTTTTAGATTCTCTAAGGGAGATCTTCAAATATTTGTTAGAGGTACGGATGCTCCACCACGAGTAGATGCAGCTCCTGTTTTTAGAAGAGATAACTCTTTGAAAAAGATTTTGCTGGCGGTATTTCTTTTTCTTTTAACTTTTCTCTTTGCCATGCAGCTTTTTGAAGTTGATAAAGAGTTGGAAAAGGAAAAGGCACCAGAGCGCCTTGCTTCTATTCTTTATAAGCCTAAGAAACTTGTTATCTCTAAGAATAAGGCCATCGATAAAACGAAAACAGCGCCTAAGGTGAACCAAAAATCACCAACACAGACACGTAAAAAGCCGACTCCAGATGTGAAAAAGGAAGTCGCTAAAACGCAAAAGGCGACAAAGCAACCGAAGGGTGATCTTGCTGCTAAAAAAGTTGCACCAGTTAAAAAGGCGAATCCTCGTAAAGGTCCAACTAAGACGAAAACAACACGCGTAACACGAACTGATAATAAGCGTGGTGGTTCAAGAAATAGT includes:
- a CDS encoding AgmX/PglI C-terminal domain-containing protein; protein product: MNLEVQKPTDLELYSNKLKKGIRIKKKRFIIGTSQTCDLVINSPKINPIHAVLEISGTSALKVYDMNSKFGTKINGESVVAKELNLSDVITFGDIDFELRKYNKVDIPKAPLAVLDDLPLPGKIEDLPPIAAVPNEPVQVEKPSSPALPSKPIVVKKETSGKEEVSVVYPLGKDPKAEFSEYIFEDVETLYPIFHYDIAHAAVEVVTLFQGEILSVDYLPQKDGLYHLKGWDAKDSDIEYPYLGKNEKIPFVDIKGGETFVSPVPGFEMMTLTDSGKNEKVSGSVILNQDDIFRFSKGDLQIFVRGTDAPPRVDAAPVFRRDNSLKKILLAVFLFLLTFLFAMQLFEVDKELEKEKAPERLASILYKPKKLVISKNKAIDKTKTAPKVNQKSPTQTRKKPTPDVKKEVAKTQKATKQPKGDLAAKKVAPVKKANPRKGPTKTKTTRVTRTDNKRGGSRNSKSTARSNKVNAKSQGSVDTYKSIDFKSSLSSLMAKGGSTKSIQPVVNNRGSGGSTSSSFEGGESMQVETAEVSTEVGDFKGVSSGRVDRSKGVDGIVNKKNIATAGLPYRTVVLGSMDPDIIRRLIMAHASQFRSCYQSVLEKSPRAFNGIVKLDFTIGASGHVSRVAAQSQDSRMPLSVRSCVANVLRGIKFPEPMGGGSVSVKQPINFYPKSI